A region from the Nocardioides coralli genome encodes:
- a CDS encoding 2Fe-2S iron-sulfur cluster-binding protein — protein sequence MGVVTFVSYDGVKHEAPVDEGRSLMQVAVDNMVPGIDGDCGGEAACGTCHVIVDPQWSEVVGLSGPVEEEMLSMNPERQPTSRLSCQMAVSQEWDGLVVQLPEFQM from the coding sequence ATGGGTGTAGTCACCTTTGTTTCCTACGACGGCGTGAAACATGAGGCGCCGGTGGACGAGGGCCGGTCGCTCATGCAGGTCGCGGTCGACAACATGGTGCCGGGCATCGACGGTGACTGTGGGGGAGAGGCCGCGTGCGGCACCTGTCACGTGATCGTCGACCCGCAGTGGTCTGAGGTGGTGGGTCTCTCCGGTCCCGTCGAGGAGGAGATGCTGTCGATGAATCCTGAGCGGCAGCCGACCTCCCGGCTGTCTTGCCAGATGGCGGTGTCGCAGGAGTGGGACGGCCTGGTCGTTCAGCTGCCCGAGTTCCAGATGTGA
- a CDS encoding helix-turn-helix domain-containing protein, translated as MRVDEPGVPPLAFTQMLNSSVIDREAAARFRTVMAREGTDETALLARDQQAPVRWFREVYPDLDTAEATQLGFAFAEHSQLTSFGPLSVPLVSAGSVAEIVELLAFLPLISTALHPQFHPSEHGLSIGLTGHTRDPDLDCLVVAYGGSTVLRLLDLLAGALPSVTLYLEWPAPASAAEWEQSRGGRVVFDAPTSYVQVPQDALEEVCRFADPVAYRVAIADLRSALKRRHGTISFAERVRLLLEDDPGQAHSARVADKLSVSTSTLKRRLAEEGTTFRDVRESWLREQAIARLLDPTTTISQVAADLAYSDLSNFSHAFKRWTGLSPREFRHTTGRPPDDLSRASPGSATAHTQRSTDRTSS; from the coding sequence ATGCGTGTGGACGAACCCGGCGTCCCGCCTCTCGCCTTCACGCAGATGCTCAACAGCTCCGTAATCGACCGTGAAGCTGCCGCCCGGTTCCGCACGGTGATGGCGCGGGAAGGGACCGACGAGACCGCACTTCTCGCCCGGGACCAGCAGGCACCAGTGCGCTGGTTCCGCGAGGTGTACCCGGACCTGGACACTGCCGAGGCGACCCAGTTGGGTTTCGCCTTTGCCGAGCACTCCCAACTGACCTCCTTCGGGCCGTTGAGCGTGCCGCTGGTGAGCGCAGGCTCGGTCGCAGAAATCGTTGAACTGCTCGCCTTTCTGCCCTTGATCTCCACCGCCCTGCACCCCCAGTTCCACCCGAGCGAACACGGACTCAGCATTGGGCTCACCGGACACACCCGCGACCCGGACTTGGACTGCCTCGTCGTTGCCTATGGCGGGTCCACGGTGCTGCGCCTGCTGGACCTGCTCGCAGGGGCCCTGCCCTCGGTCACGCTGTACCTGGAGTGGCCAGCGCCGGCGTCTGCGGCGGAGTGGGAGCAGTCTCGAGGTGGGCGCGTGGTCTTCGACGCGCCCACCTCGTACGTGCAGGTCCCTCAGGACGCGCTCGAGGAGGTGTGCCGCTTCGCGGACCCTGTTGCCTACCGCGTCGCGATCGCGGACCTCCGCTCAGCGCTGAAGCGGCGCCACGGCACGATCTCCTTCGCAGAGCGCGTGCGGCTCCTGCTCGAGGACGACCCCGGACAGGCTCACAGCGCCCGCGTTGCTGACAAGCTCTCGGTCTCGACCAGCACCCTGAAGAGAAGACTCGCCGAGGAGGGCACGACCTTCCGTGACGTCCGCGAGTCCTGGCTGCGCGAACAGGCGATCGCACGCCTGCTCGACCCGACCACAACGATCAGCCAAGTGGCCGCGGATCTCGCGTACAGCGATCTCAGCAACTTCTCACATGCGTTCAAGCGATGGACCGGGCTGTCCCCGAGGGAGTTTCGACACACGACGGGCCGCCCGCCGGACGACTTGTCACGCGCGTCCCCCGGGTCGGCCACGGCGCACACACAACGCTCGACCGACCGAACATCGTCATGA